A genomic region of Oryza glaberrima chromosome 1, OglaRS2, whole genome shotgun sequence contains the following coding sequences:
- the LOC127760354 gene encoding probable LRR receptor-like serine/threonine-protein kinase IRK produces the protein MAAASPLARLLAALLAVAAAATAATALTDDVLALVVFKTGVADPMGRLAAWTEDDDRPCSWPGVGCDARAGRVTSLSLPGASLSGRLPRALLRLDALASLSLPRNNLSGPVLPGLLAALPRLRSLDLSSNRLAAPVPAELFAQCRSIRALSLARNELSGYIPPAVTSCASLVSLNLSSNRLAGPIPDGLWSLPSLRSLDLSGNELSGSVPGGFPGSSSLRAVDLSRNLLAGEIPADVGEAALLKSLDVGHNLFTGGLPESLRRLSALRFLGVGGNALAGEVPSWIGEMWALERLDLSGNRFSGAIPDAIAKCKKMVEADLSRNALAGELPWWVFGLPLQRVSVAGNKLYGWVKVPADAALALRALDLSSNGFSGGIPPQITAFAGLQYLNMSSNSFARQLPAGIGGMRLLEVLDVSANRLDGGVPPEIGGAVALRELRLGRNSFTGHIPSQIGNCSSLVALDLSHNNLTGSIPSTVGNLTSLEVVDLSKNKLNGTLPVELSNLPSLRIFDVSHNLLSGDLPNSRFFDNIPETFLSDNQGLCSSRKNNSCIAIMPKPIVLNPNSSTNPLSQATPTAPSSMHHKKIILSVSTLIAIAGGGTIIIGVIIISVLNRRARATTSRSAPATALSDDYLSQSPENDASSGKLVMFGKGSPEFSAGGHALLNKDCELGRGGFGAVYKTVLRDGQPVAIKKLTVSSLVKSKDDFERQVKLLSKVRHHNVVALRGFYWTSSLQLLIYDYLPGGNLHKHLHECTEDNSLSWMERFDIILGVARGLTHLHQRGIIHYNLKSSNVLLDSNGEPRVGDYGLAKLLPMLDRYVLSSKIQSALGYMAPEFACKTVKITEKCDVYGFGVLVLEVLTGRRPVEYLEDDVVVLCDLVRSALEEGRLEDCMDPRLCGEFPMEEALPIIKLGLVCTSQVPSNRPDMGEVVNILELVRSPQDSLEDELV, from the exons atggccgccgcctcgccgctcgcGCGGCTCCTCGCGGCGCTgctcgccgtggcggccgcggcgacggccgccaccgcgctcACCGACGACGTGCTCGCGCTGGTGGTCTTCAAGACGGGGGTCGCCGACCCGATGGGCAGGCTCGCCGCGTGGACGGAGGACGACGACCGCCCTTGCTCCTGGCCCGGGGTCGGGTGCGacgcgcgggcggggcgggtgACGTCGCTGTCCCTCCCGGGGGCGTCGctctccggccgcctcccgcgcgcgctgctccgcctcgacgcgctcgcctccctctccctgccGCGGAACAACCTCTCCGGCCCGGTGCTCccgggcctcctcgccgcgctcccccGCCTCCGCTCCCTCGACCTCTCCTccaaccgcctcgccgcccccgTCCCCGCCGAGCTCTTCGCGCAATGCCGCTCCATCCGCGCGCTCTCCCTCGCGCGCAACGAGCTCTCCGGCTACATCCCGCCCGCCGTCACGTCGTGCGCGTCGCTCGTGTCCCTCAACCTCTCCTCCAACCGCCTCGCTGGCCCCATCCCTGATGGCCTCTGGTCGTTGCCTTCGCTCCGGTCGCTTGACCTCTCGGGCAACGAGCTCTCCGGGAGTGTCCCCGGAGGCTTCCCCGGGAGCAGCTCGTTGCGGGCGGTGGACTTGAGCCGGAACCTTCTCGCCGGGGAGATACCGGCGGACGTCGGGGAGGCGGCGCTCCTCAAGTCGCTGGATGTCGGGCACAATCTCTTCACCGGCGGGTTGCCGGAGTCGCTGCGTCGGCTGTCCGCGCTGCGGttcctcggcgtcggcggcaatGCGCTCGCCGGGGAGGTGCCGTCGTGGATCGGGGAGATGTGGGCGCTGGAGCGGCTGGACTTGTCCGGGAACCGCTTCTCGGGCGCCATCCCTGACGCCATCGCGAAATGCAAGAAGATGGTGGAGGCGGACCTCAGCCGGaacgcgctcgccggcgagctcccctgGTGGGTGTTCGGCCTGCCGCTGCAGCGCGTCTCGGTCGCTGGGAATAAGTTGTACGGGTGGGTCAAGGTGCCGGCGGATGCCGCGCTGGCGCTGCGCGCGCTGGACCTGTCGAGCAACGGGTTCTCCGGCGGTATCCCGCCGCAGATCACCGCTTTTGCGGGTTTGCAGTATCTCAACATGTCCTCGAATTCCTTCGCGAGGCAGCTGCCCGCCGGCATTGGCGGGATGAGGCTGCTCGAGGTGCTCGATGTGAGCGCCAACCgtctcgacggcggcgtgccGCCGGAGATTGGCGGCGCCGTGGCGCTCCGGGAGCTGCGGCTGGGGCGGAATTCATTCACCGGCCACATCCCGTCGCAGATTGGGAATTGCAGTTCCCTTGTTGCATT GGATTTGTCACACAATAATCTCACAGGGTCAATCCCTAGCACCGTAGGCAATCTGACCAGTCTTGAGGTGGTTGATCTATCAAAGAACAAGCTGAATGGGACCTTACCAGTGGAGCTATCTAATCTGCCCAGCTTGCGCATCTTTGATGTCTCCCACAACTTACTATCAGGGGACCTCCCAAATAGTCGTTTCTTCGACAACATCCCTGAAACCTTCTTGTCTGACAATCAGGGCCTCTGCAGCTCGCGGAAGAACAACTCCTGCATTGCTATCATGCCAAAGCCCATAGTGCTCAATCCCAACTCCTCGACAAACCCATTGTCGCAGGCCACACCGACTGCCCCTAGCAGCATGCACCACAAGAAGATCATATTAAGTGTTTCCACCCTCATTGCCATTGCAGGTGGTGGTACCATTATTATCGGGGTGATCATCATATCTGTTCTCAACCGTCGTGCCCGTGCCACCACCTCTCGGTCAGCTCCTGCTACTGCATTATCTGATGACTATCTTAGCCAATCCCCAGAGAATGATGCTAGCTCAGGGAAGCTTGTTATGTTTGGAAAAGGCAGCCCAGAGTTCAGCGCTGGTGGGCATGCCTTGTTGAATAAGGATTGTGAGCTTGGTCGAGGAGGTTTTGGTGCAGTCTACAAGACAGTGCTGAGAGATGGCCAACCGGTGGCCATCAAGAAGCTCACCGTTTCTAGCTTGGTCAAGTCGAAGGATGACTTTGAGAGACAGGTGAAGTTGCTCAGCAAAGTGCGACACCACAATGTCGTCGCACTAAGAGGCTTCTACTGGACTTCGTCGCTGCAGCTCCTCATCTATGATTACCTGCCCGGAGGAAATTTGCACAAACACCTCCATGAGTGCACGGAGGACAACTCGCTCTCTTGGATGGAAAGGTTTGACATTATCCTTGGAGTTGCTAGGGGTCTGACACATCTGCACCAGCGTGGGATCATCCATTACAATCTCAAGTCCAGCAATGTTCTGCTGGACAGCAATGGTGAACCCAGGGTAGGTGACTATGGTCTTGCCAAGCTGTTGCCGATGCTGGACCGGTATGTGCTGAGCAGTAAGATCCAGAGTGCACTGGGGTACATGGCACCAGAATTTGCTTGCAAGACTGTGAAGATTACCGAGAAGTGCGACGTCTATGGCTTTGGAGTGCTCGTGCTGGAGGTCTTGACGGGCAGGAGGCCGGTTGAGTACTTGGAAGATGATGTAGTTGTGCTATGTGATTTGGTGAGAAGCGCACTGGAGGAAGGTAGGCTGGAGGACTGCATGGATCCCAGGTTATGTGGTGAATTCCCCATGGAAGAGGCCTTGCCAATCATCAAGCTGGGCCTTGTTTGCACCTCGCAGGTTCCATCGAACCGGCCAGACATGGGCGAAGTGGTGAACATTCTTGAGCTGGTGAGGAGTCCTCAGGATAGTCTAGAGGACGAGCTGGTTTAA